The following are from one region of the Sphingomonas sp. J315 genome:
- a CDS encoding efflux RND transporter permease subunit, with protein sequence MIGRLVTFSVERRWLVLLFTAIAALAGVFALQRLPIDAVPDITNNQVQINVMAPSLSPDQIERQVSFAIETALKGIPGLEHTRSLNRNGFAQITAVFSDSTDIYFARQQVAERLRAAEESLPEGVMPEMGPIATGLGDIFMWTVEYRELDSARHRNGEPGVQRDGSYITPEGEHLVSERDKATYLHTVQEWIVAPQLRGTDGVAGIDSLGGFDRQFLVIPDVQRLAALRLTIDDLARALERSNTSIGAGTVDRNGAGLFVRSDARVRTADELARSVVATREGTPVLLSQVATVRAGQGIRTGSASENGQEVVVGTAVMRIGENSRTVAIAVRGRLEEIGRSLPRDIVVKPVLDRTDLVNSTISTVARNLAEGAVLVIVVLFLLLGNFRAALIAALVIPITMLLTATGMLRAGVSANLMSLGALDFGLIVDGAVIIVENALRRLGERQHELGGRLSLRERLDIVAASAREMIRPSVYGQAIIILVYVPLLTFSGVEGKMFEPMALTVIIALAFAFVLSLTFVPAAIAAWLGGRVEEKESRIVAWLKRRYEPGLDAAMRRPRLTIGGAVAAIAASALAFTALGQEFLPQLDEGNILVQAWRPPGTSVEQSQQMQFAVERMISREPEVRYAFSRTGTSEIASDPMPPNATDTFVILKPRSEWPDPDLSKAELVERIERKVSTIPGNAYEITQPIQMRFNELIAGVRGDLAVKVFGDDFAQMNATANRIAAVLRTVGGAADVRVEQTEGLPLLDIRPNRDAMARVGVTAGDVQDVVAATVGGREAGMIFEGDRRFPVVIRLAESSRADLQALGQIPVPTAGGSFVPLASVAEIGIGEGPNQISRENGKRRVVVQANVRGRDVASVVEEAQQAIAAQVELSPGTYLEWGGQFENLASARARLAIVVPVCFAAIMLLLYGALGSVRDAALVFTGVPLALVGGILALLLRGMPFSISAAVGFIALSGVAVLNGLVMLSSVQELVRQGRTRAEAAREGALLRFRPVAMTALVASLGFVPMALGHGAGAEVQKPLATVVIGGLISATLLTLFVLPTLYTRFGQPRTKAAHDEAVSQ encoded by the coding sequence ATGATCGGCCGCCTTGTCACCTTCTCGGTCGAGCGGCGCTGGCTCGTCCTGCTCTTCACGGCGATCGCGGCGCTGGCAGGGGTCTTCGCGCTCCAGCGGCTCCCGATCGACGCGGTTCCCGACATCACGAACAATCAGGTCCAGATCAACGTGATGGCGCCGTCGCTGTCGCCCGACCAGATCGAGCGGCAGGTGTCGTTCGCGATCGAGACGGCGCTGAAGGGCATTCCAGGCCTCGAACATACCCGCTCGCTCAACCGCAACGGCTTCGCCCAGATCACGGCGGTGTTCTCGGATTCGACCGACATCTATTTCGCGCGCCAGCAGGTCGCCGAACGGCTGCGCGCCGCCGAGGAGAGCCTGCCAGAAGGCGTCATGCCCGAGATGGGACCGATCGCCACGGGCCTCGGCGACATCTTCATGTGGACGGTGGAGTATCGGGAGCTCGACAGCGCCCGCCATCGCAACGGCGAGCCCGGGGTCCAGCGCGACGGCAGCTATATCACGCCGGAGGGGGAGCATCTCGTCTCCGAGCGCGACAAGGCAACCTATCTGCATACAGTGCAGGAATGGATCGTGGCCCCGCAGCTTCGCGGAACCGATGGCGTGGCCGGCATCGACTCGCTGGGCGGGTTCGACCGGCAATTTCTGGTGATCCCCGACGTGCAGCGGCTCGCTGCGCTCCGCCTGACGATCGACGATCTCGCCCGGGCGCTGGAACGCAGCAACACGAGCATCGGCGCCGGCACCGTCGATCGCAACGGCGCCGGGCTATTCGTGCGTTCCGATGCCCGTGTCCGGACCGCCGACGAGCTCGCCCGTTCGGTCGTCGCCACGCGCGAGGGCACCCCGGTTCTGCTGAGCCAGGTCGCGACGGTGCGCGCTGGGCAGGGCATTCGCACCGGATCGGCTTCGGAGAACGGCCAGGAGGTGGTCGTCGGAACCGCCGTGATGCGGATCGGGGAGAACAGCCGCACCGTGGCGATTGCCGTGCGCGGGCGACTGGAGGAGATCGGACGGTCGCTCCCGAGGGACATCGTGGTGAAGCCGGTTCTCGACCGCACCGACCTCGTCAACTCGACGATTTCGACGGTTGCGCGCAACCTTGCCGAGGGCGCGGTGCTGGTGATCGTCGTCCTGTTCCTGCTGCTCGGCAATTTCAGGGCGGCACTCATCGCCGCGCTGGTGATCCCGATCACCATGCTGCTGACCGCAACCGGCATGCTCCGCGCGGGCGTATCGGCCAACCTGATGAGCCTCGGCGCGCTCGACTTCGGTCTCATCGTCGACGGCGCTGTGATCATCGTCGAGAACGCGCTGCGGCGCCTCGGCGAGCGACAGCACGAGCTGGGAGGCCGCCTGTCTTTGCGCGAGCGGCTCGACATCGTCGCGGCGTCGGCCCGCGAGATGATCCGGCCATCGGTCTACGGCCAGGCGATCATCATCCTGGTCTATGTGCCGCTGCTCACCTTCTCCGGCGTCGAGGGCAAGATGTTCGAGCCGATGGCGCTCACGGTGATCATCGCGCTCGCCTTCGCCTTCGTGCTCTCGCTGACGTTCGTGCCGGCGGCGATCGCCGCCTGGCTCGGGGGTCGCGTCGAGGAGAAGGAAAGCCGGATCGTCGCCTGGCTGAAGCGGCGCTACGAGCCGGGTCTCGATGCCGCGATGCGCCGCCCGCGCCTCACGATCGGCGGCGCGGTCGCCGCAATCGCCGCATCCGCTCTCGCATTCACCGCGCTCGGGCAGGAGTTCCTGCCGCAGCTCGACGAGGGCAACATCCTCGTCCAGGCTTGGCGTCCGCCCGGCACGTCGGTCGAGCAGAGCCAGCAGATGCAGTTCGCGGTCGAGCGGATGATCTCACGCGAGCCCGAGGTGCGCTACGCCTTCTCGCGCACGGGCACGTCGGAGATCGCGTCCGATCCGATGCCGCCGAACGCCACCGACACGTTCGTGATCCTCAAGCCCCGCAGCGAATGGCCTGATCCCGATCTTTCCAAGGCGGAGCTCGTCGAGCGGATCGAGCGCAAGGTCTCGACCATCCCGGGCAATGCCTACGAGATCACGCAGCCGATCCAGATGCGCTTCAACGAGCTGATCGCCGGCGTGCGGGGCGATCTCGCCGTCAAGGTCTTCGGCGACGACTTCGCGCAGATGAACGCGACGGCCAACCGCATCGCCGCGGTCCTGCGCACGGTTGGCGGCGCAGCCGACGTTCGGGTCGAGCAGACCGAAGGGCTGCCGCTGCTCGACATCCGCCCCAACCGCGATGCGATGGCGCGCGTCGGCGTGACGGCGGGCGACGTGCAGGACGTCGTCGCGGCGACGGTCGGCGGCCGCGAGGCGGGGATGATCTTCGAGGGCGACCGGCGGTTCCCGGTCGTAATCCGGCTCGCCGAGAGCTCGCGCGCGGACCTGCAGGCGCTGGGGCAGATCCCGGTGCCGACCGCCGGCGGCTCGTTCGTGCCGCTCGCGAGCGTGGCCGAGATCGGCATCGGCGAAGGCCCCAACCAGATCAGCCGCGAGAACGGCAAGCGCCGCGTGGTGGTGCAAGCGAACGTGCGCGGCCGCGATGTCGCGAGCGTCGTCGAGGAGGCGCAGCAGGCGATCGCGGCGCAGGTCGAGCTGTCGCCCGGGACATATCTCGAATGGGGCGGCCAGTTCGAGAACCTGGCCTCTGCCCGGGCGCGGCTCGCCATCGTGGTGCCGGTCTGCTTCGCGGCCATCATGCTCCTCCTGTACGGCGCGCTGGGCAGCGTGCGCGACGCCGCGCTCGTCTTCACGGGCGTGCCCCTGGCGCTGGTGGGCGGCATCCTCGCCCTGCTGCTGCGAGGGATGCCGTTCTCGATCTCGGCCGCGGTCGGCTTCATCGCGCTGTCGGGCGTCGCGGTCCTAAACGGTCTGGTCATGCTCAGCTCGGTGCAGGAGCTGGTCCGGCAGGGGCGAACCAGGGCCGAGGCCGCGCGCGAGGGTGCGCTCCTGCGCTTCCGGCCGGTGGCGATGACCGCGCTGGTCGCATCGCTCGGCTTCGTCCCGATGGCGCTTGGACACGGCGCGGGCGCCGAGGTGCAAAAGCCGCTCGCGACGGTCGTTATCGGAGGGCTGATCTCCGCGACGCTGCTGACGCTGTTCGTACTGCCGACGCTGTATACCCGCTTTGGACAGCCGAGGACCAAAGCGGCGCACGATGAGGCTGTAAGCCAGTGA
- a CDS encoding efflux RND transporter periplasmic adaptor subunit has translation MKNFRRRALASALLPLVLAACGGAPENKAGEAAEMEGMEKGEAGENAEKDVVTLTPRQIADAGIEVASPTVGGIAGTIEVPGLIEGDPQGVQVVSATIGGRVVSLTRNLGQPVRHGDALAIIESREAASLRAEVEAARARAALAQSNLRREQRLFAERVSPEQDLIAARTAATEANIALRLAQQQLAATGGGAGALNRIAMRSPISGQVIARPAVLGQTVDANAELYRVADLSRITVAMSLQPADAGRVRPGTRVEITAAGRRQQGSVTFVSPVLDETTRLVRVIATLDNAQGVWRVGEPVTAAIILPSNGASGIAVPSTAIQTVENRTVVFVRTASGFRAVPVTIGRPDGDQVVVTSGLTGRERIATTNSFTLKAELGKGGEMDMD, from the coding sequence ATGAAGAACTTCCGGCGTCGGGCGCTCGCCTCCGCGCTCCTCCCGCTTGTCCTCGCCGCGTGCGGCGGCGCCCCCGAGAACAAGGCGGGCGAGGCGGCCGAGATGGAGGGGATGGAAAAGGGCGAGGCCGGCGAGAACGCCGAGAAGGACGTGGTCACGCTGACCCCACGTCAGATCGCCGATGCCGGCATCGAGGTGGCGAGCCCGACGGTTGGCGGGATTGCCGGCACGATCGAGGTGCCCGGCCTCATCGAGGGTGACCCCCAGGGCGTGCAAGTGGTCTCCGCCACGATCGGCGGGCGTGTCGTTTCGCTCACCCGAAATCTCGGGCAACCGGTCCGCCACGGGGACGCTCTGGCGATCATCGAAAGCCGGGAGGCCGCCTCGCTTCGGGCGGAGGTCGAGGCGGCCCGCGCACGCGCGGCGCTGGCGCAGTCGAATCTCAGGCGCGAGCAGCGCCTGTTCGCCGAGCGCGTTTCGCCGGAGCAGGATCTGATCGCCGCTCGCACGGCCGCCACGGAGGCGAACATCGCGCTGCGGCTTGCCCAGCAGCAACTTGCCGCAACTGGCGGCGGCGCCGGCGCGCTCAACCGGATCGCCATGCGATCGCCGATCTCAGGCCAGGTCATCGCCCGCCCTGCGGTGCTGGGACAGACCGTTGACGCCAACGCGGAGCTCTACCGGGTTGCCGACCTGTCGAGGATTACGGTCGCGATGTCGCTTCAACCTGCCGATGCGGGGCGCGTGCGTCCCGGCACCCGCGTGGAGATCACCGCAGCGGGGCGCCGACAGCAAGGAAGCGTGACGTTCGTCTCTCCGGTGCTCGACGAGACCACTCGCCTCGTGCGGGTCATCGCCACGCTCGACAACGCTCAGGGCGTCTGGCGCGTCGGAGAGCCGGTCACCGCGGCGATCATCCTGCCGTCGAACGGCGCAAGCGGCATCGCGGTGCCTTCGACGGCGATCCAGACGGTCGAGAACCGCACCGTCGTGTTCGTGCGAACGGCGAGCGGCTTCCGCGCCGTACCGGTCACGATCGGGCGCCCTGACGGCGACCAGGTCGTGGTGACGTCCGGCCTGACGGGGCGGGAGCGGATCGCCACGACGAACAGCTTCACGCTCAAGGCCGAGCTCGGCAAGGGCGGCGAAATGGACATGGACTGA
- a CDS encoding TolC family protein, with product MHRVVAALLMVPLCAPAASAQTQAATEPLTLERALELGGASSPNMAAASSGVRAAEAQRRAAGLRPNPEVSVETENVVGSGPYRSFDAAETTAMMSMPLELGGKRSARIAVADAQTARANLEVAVAGADLRLRVTQAFIEAVAAERRVGVARDQVGISSEALRAAQVRVRAGRASPLEEQRAEVTRINGAAAAERAERAAALARANLGRLIGREPGTLALDWFDRIGGLGPRLPARAEGTLALAAARADVATADAQVRLARSQRVPDLTISAGARRLEETNDVAAVFGVSVPIQLFNNGRANLDAARAQRDQAEAQRRIALLDADQAIATAETDLANAETNARTATGPALAAAQEAARIARIGYREGKFGQLDLLEAERTLAETRATAVDAIAAYHDARARLERLVAPAPDFAKDSQ from the coding sequence ATGCACCGCGTCGTCGCCGCTCTCCTGATGGTTCCGCTCTGCGCCCCTGCAGCAAGCGCCCAAACGCAGGCGGCGACGGAGCCGCTGACGCTCGAGCGGGCGCTGGAGCTGGGCGGCGCGAGCTCGCCGAACATGGCGGCTGCGTCGAGCGGCGTGCGTGCCGCCGAGGCGCAGCGCCGCGCCGCAGGACTGAGGCCCAACCCCGAGGTTTCGGTCGAGACCGAAAATGTAGTTGGTTCCGGACCCTATCGGAGCTTCGACGCGGCCGAGACCACCGCAATGATGTCGATGCCGCTCGAGCTCGGCGGAAAACGCTCGGCCAGGATCGCGGTCGCCGATGCGCAGACCGCTCGCGCCAATCTGGAGGTCGCGGTGGCGGGTGCCGATCTGAGGCTGCGCGTCACCCAGGCGTTCATCGAAGCCGTGGCGGCCGAACGGCGCGTCGGCGTTGCCCGCGACCAAGTAGGGATTTCGTCCGAAGCGCTGAGAGCCGCCCAGGTGCGCGTGCGGGCAGGCCGGGCCTCGCCGCTCGAGGAGCAGCGGGCCGAGGTCACCCGGATCAACGGGGCCGCGGCGGCGGAGCGTGCCGAGCGGGCAGCGGCGCTCGCACGCGCCAATCTCGGCCGGCTGATCGGCCGCGAGCCCGGAACGCTGGCGCTCGACTGGTTCGACCGGATCGGCGGCTTGGGGCCGAGGCTGCCGGCCCGGGCCGAAGGAACGCTTGCCCTCGCTGCGGCGCGGGCAGATGTCGCGACCGCCGACGCCCAGGTCCGGCTTGCGCGCAGCCAGAGAGTTCCCGACCTCACGATCTCGGCCGGCGCCCGCCGGCTCGAGGAGACCAACGACGTCGCCGCGGTGTTCGGGGTCAGCGTTCCCATTCAGCTCTTCAACAACGGGCGGGCTAACCTCGATGCGGCCCGCGCGCAGCGGGACCAGGCGGAGGCGCAGCGGCGCATCGCGCTCCTCGATGCCGACCAGGCCATCGCCACGGCCGAGACTGACTTGGCGAATGCGGAGACGAACGCCCGCACGGCGACGGGGCCGGCGCTGGCAGCGGCCCAGGAGGCGGCCCGCATTGCCCGGATCGGCTACCGCGAGGGCAAGTTCGGACAGCTCGACCTGCTCGAAGCGGAGCGGACCCTGGCCGAAACGCGCGCGACGGCGGTCGACGCAATTGCCGCCTATCACGACGCGCGGGCTCGGCTCGAGAGACTGGTCGCGCCCGCCCCCGACTTCGCGAAGGACTCACAATGA
- a CDS encoding helix-turn-helix domain-containing protein, translated as MKIGELARATSTKVETIRFYEKIGLLAEPSRTGGNYRDYGPAHLARLSFVRRARDLGFTLDQVRELLALADDRDRSCEAVDVVAREHLAQIDQKIADLHALRRELDDIIGQCRHGAISDCRIIEALGPGTIARSTAASQPG; from the coding sequence ATGAAGATTGGCGAGTTGGCGAGGGCGACGTCCACCAAGGTCGAGACGATCCGCTTCTACGAGAAGATCGGGCTGCTTGCAGAGCCAAGCCGGACCGGCGGGAATTATCGCGACTACGGTCCTGCGCACTTGGCGCGATTGTCCTTCGTCCGTCGCGCCCGCGACCTCGGATTCACCCTTGATCAGGTGCGCGAGCTGCTCGCACTCGCGGACGATAGGGACCGGTCATGCGAGGCGGTCGACGTCGTCGCTCGCGAGCATCTGGCGCAGATCGACCAGAAGATCGCCGATCTGCACGCGCTGCGGCGGGAGCTCGACGACATCATCGGGCAATGCCGCCACGGAGCCATTTCCGATTGCCGGATCATCGAGGCGCTCGGGCCAGGCACGATCGCCCGAAGCACAGCCGCCTCACAGCCGGGTTGA